TATTCAGCGAAACCCAGCGAGGTTGAAGCCAAGTGGTGGATCATCGATGCCGAAGGCGTCGTGCTCGGCCGTATGGCATCGATCATCGCGATGCGCCTGCGCGGCAAGCATAAGCCGATGTACACGCCGAACATCGATTGTGGCGACCATGTCGTCGTGATCAATGCCGACAAGGTCCGGCTGACCGGCAACAAGCGCGAAGACAAGACCTATTACTGGCACACCGGCTATCCGGGCGGCATCAAGGCGCGCACGGCCGAGAAGTATCTCGACAGCCCGCAATCCGATGTGGTCGTCCGCAAGGCGATCGAGCGGATGCTGCCGAAGACCAAGATGGGTCGCGAGCAATATCGCAAGCTCAAAGTTTACGCCGGGGCCGAACACCCCCATGAGGCCCAGCAGCCTCAGGTGCTCGATCTCGCTTCCATGAACGACAAAAACAAGAGGGGTGGCGCGGCATGACCGACGAAACCCAGAACACCAAAGAAACCGCCGCGGGCGATACCGCTATTGCAGCTGCCGCCGCAGCACTCGCCGAGGCCACGGGCCAGGTTCAGGTCGAGCCCAAGATCGACGAGCAGGGCCGCACCTATGCGACCGGCAAGCGTAAGGATGCGGTTGCCCGCGTCTGGATCAAGCCGGGCTCGGGTCAGCTCACGGTCAATGGCCGTTCGGGCGAAGTGTATTTCGCCCGCCCGGTGCTGCGGATGGTTCTGTCCCAGCCGTTCCAGGTTACCGACCGGCTCGGCCAGTACGACATCGTTTGCACGGTGACCGGCGGCGGGCTTTCGGGCCAGGCCGGCGCCGTACGCCACGGTATCTCCAAGGCGCTGATGCTGCGCGAACCTGAACTGCGGCCGATCCTCAAGAAGGTCGGCATGCTCACCCGTGACAGCCGCGTCGTCGAGCGTAAGAAATACGGTCGCGCCAAAGCCCGACGCAGCTTCCAGTTCTCGAAGCGCTAGGCGCAACGTTCTCGGAAAAGTTTACGGCGTCCCCGTTCCCGGGGGCGCCGTTTTCTTTGGTGGGTGGTGTGGCCGCTTTCAGTCTTCCCAAAGCACGGTCTGAGGATGGAACTGCGACCAGGCGAACCAGAATGCTTCGTGACTTCCCAGATCATCGCCGTTCGCATCGACGGCCTTGATGCCGCCCGCCTCCAGATGCAGGCGGACATTCTCGAAGGCGATCTCGTCACCGCTTTTCAATGCCACGAGTGCCCGGCTGCGCTGGAACGCCACTGGTTTTCCCGAAGCCGTCAGCACGCCGATGATGTCCTCATGCACCGGCAAACGGGGATCGACATTGCCGATCGGGAAGATGGGGCCGTCGGCATCCCGGCCATTGCGGAAGTCGGGGTCGCGACCGAGCGCGTATTTTTCAAGCAGAACGGTCGTCTCGGGGTGTCGTTTCTTCCACCTGCCCCAGTCGGTGGTCACGACGCTGGCCTGCGGGAGTTTGACACCCTTCTCGGCAAGCGGCCCGGTCACCGCGGTGCCGAGAAACGTGTCGAACACGGAGAATGTATTGACGTCGTACATCACCTTGTTGGACCGGATGAGCAGGCCGGACGTGCGCAGGACCGGGCGTTCGATGCCGCCGGGCAGCCGGTCGGTGAAATAGGCCTGCGCCGATCCGCACAAGGTGCAGTACGGAATTCCCAGATCGCGCCCTCCCAAGGTGTCGTTGACCATTTCGCGTACTTCCATGATTCGCCGCGGGTAGGCCCGAAACGCGCCGTTCACCCCGATACCGAAAACGATATCCTCGTCCTTGAGCCACGTGGCGTCTTCAGCACTGCTCGTTTCGGGGTTGTCTGCTGCGGGAATGCAATTGCACGATTTGAGGGTCTCGTTGTAGGCGCGATCGTCGATCAGCACGCCGCCCCATGAGACGTGCCGCCAGTCGATATCGCCGGGCACGAAGATTTTATCCCAGCCCGGGACAAGGGTCGTGAATATGGCGCGCTTGAAGCGCAAATAGTCCGGGGGTGCCGGGATATCCCAGGCAATGAGATGGTCGGTGACGACGCCCCAATGGTTGCTGGTTGGCGGCGCGATGCCCAGTAACCGCGAGGCCGCTTCGGCAAGATCAGAATTCAACTGGCGACTGGGTGCAAACCGCATCAGGTCCGCGATGAGCCATGCGATCCGTGGGTCATTGGCCTCGATGATTTCGTCCAGGGCGTTGATCTGCGCTTCCTGCCAGCTTGTTCGTTCCATGCTTTCGACAAAGGCGACCGTCACGGCCGATTGAAGCGCTTCGGACAGCGCACCTTCCGGTACCGCGGGAGGCGTGCCGAAATCCTCGATTACATAGTCCGGTAATGATGGCTTTTCCTGTGCGCGCAAAGCGTTGACCGGGAGCAGTGCAAGCGTGGCGAGGGTTATAATCAGGAAAATGCGGGATGGGACGTTACGAGCCGACGCCATGGCTGAACCTTTCACGGGCTTGTTCGTGTCGCGGACGTGCGAGCCTTAACCGAGGAACCTAACGAACTCTATTGTGATGTTTTGGGTGACGAAAGCCCGCGTTGCCAGTCACGACTGCATGAGAATCCGGTGACAAATTGTGACGGAATATTCTCGGACATGGCGCGGTGTTACGCTTCGCATGACGGTCCCGAAGGTGTGGAGCTTCCGATTTTGACGATATGATATCGCTATACCCGGGTGCAGACAGGAAACGAACAGATGACCGATGCCACCGATCAGAACAAAAAGGCTGCGATGGACTTCTATGACCTGATGTTCAACCAGGGCAAGCCGCGCGAGGCGGTCGAGATTTATGTCGGCGACGACTACATCCAGCACAATACGGAGGTCGGAGACGGCAAGGAGGCCTTCATCGACTATTTCGAGCGGATGCGCGAGGAATATCCGGGCAAACAGGTGCACTTCAAGCGCGCGCTGGCCGAGGGCGACTTGGTCGTCCTTCACTGTCATCAGGTATGGCCCGGCGACCAGGAATATGCCGGGATCGATATCTTCCGGTTCGATGAAGCCGGAAAGGTCGTCGAGCATTGGGACGTGTTGCAGATTATTCCCGCAACCTCCGCCAACCCGAACGGCATGTTCTAGTTCGCATTTGCGCGTATTTCGGTATAAGTCCGACACGCTTAATCAGGTGCAACATGACCACGCAAGTTTTCATCGATGGCGAGGTCGGGACGACCGGCCTGCAGATCAACGAACGGCTCTCGCCGCGCGACGACATTTCGCTCATCCATCTGGGCGAGGATGCGCGCAAGGATGCTGCGGCCCGTCGGGACGCGCTCAATGCGGCCGACGTGGCGATCCTGTGCCTGCCCGACGATGCCGCGCGCGAGGCCGTGGCCATGGTCGAGGGCGACACGGTGGTGATCGACGCCTCGACCGCACACCGGGCGATTGACGGCTGGGCCTATGGGTTCCCCGAGTATGACAAGAACCATCGCGACGTGATGCGCGCGTCCACACGGATCAGCAACCCCGGCTGTTACGCGATTACGTCTGTGGCCATGCTGCATCCGCTGGTCGCGGCGGGACTGGTGCCGGCGGACTATCCCGTCTCGATCAATGCCGTGTCGGGCTATTCCGGCGGCGGCAAGTCGCTGATCGCCGCGTTCGAGGACCCGGGCGCGGACAACCATACGGATTCGGTCGTCTACAGCTATGCGCTGGGGCTGCAGCACAAGCATGTGCCGGAGATCCAGCGCTGGTCGGGCCTGGGCCACGCGCCGCTGTTTGTACCGAGTGTGGCCCGATACCGGCAGGGGATGCTGGTCCAGGTGCCCCTGGCGCTCTGGCATCTTCCGGCTACGCCGACGGCGGGTGACCTGCACGCGGTGCTGTCGGATCACTATGCGGGCGAGCGGTTTGTCACGGTGGCCCCTCTGGATGAAGATGTGACCACGCTTGATCCCGAAGCGTTGAACCACACCAACGAATTGTGCCTCCATGTGCTCCATAACGACCGGACGGGGCAGGCCGTGGTTGCAGGGGTGATCGATAATCTGGGAAAAGGGGCATCCGGACAGGCCGTCCAGACGCTGAACCTGCTGATTGGCGCCGGAGAAGGCAAAGGGCTTTAAAACCAACAAGACCTCATGCTGAGCTTGTCGAAGCATGAGACGGCACCCGCACCCTTTGGCAGGCTAAGGGTGCCTGAAACGAGCGAATGCAAAGGAATGCAAGCATGACCAACCCCGTGAAACCCTATCTCGGCGTTACGCCGACCATCGCCGACGACGTGTTCATCGCCGACAACGCCGCCGTCATCGGGGACGTACATATCGGCGCCGGGTCGGGCGTCTGGTACTCATGCGTCCTGCGTGGCGATGGCGCGCCGATCCGCATTGGCGAACGGGTCAACATCCAGGACGGCACCGTGATCCATGTGAACGGACCGCGCGCGGACGGCACGGCCGAGATGCCGACCCATATCGGCGACGACATCACCATTGGTCATTCGGCGTTGATCCACGCCTGCACGCTCCAGTCGGGCTGCTTCATCGGCATGCGCTCGGTGATCCTCGACGGCGCGGTCGTCGAGACAGGTGCGATGGTTGCGGCCGGCGCGGTGGTCTCGCCGGGCAAGGTCGTGAAGGCGGGTGAGCTGTGGGCGGGCATCCCGGCCAAACCCTTGCGCGAGCTGCGCCAGGCGGAGCTCGATTTCTGGCCGGAATCCGTCGCGACTTACTGCGAACTGGCCCAGAACCACATCAAGTCCGGCAACGGCGCGAAGTAGGTCACACCTGCACGGGCGGGTCGCAGACCCGCCCCTACGTTCTTATTCGCTCGCTGTCGGGACGGGTTTCTAACCCGCCAGGCAAAACCAAGCCCGCGCCTACGTTCTTATTCGCTCGCTGTAGGGGCGGGTTTCTAACCAGCCCGAACCGATCCAAGAACCGTCATGCCCGGACTTGATCCGGGCATCTCAGCGGCGTGTGGTGCTATTTCTCTTCCGTGTCGAGACGCAGGCTCGCGTAGCTGCCCGGCGCGGCCTCGA
This is a stretch of genomic DNA from Alphaproteobacteria bacterium. It encodes these proteins:
- the rplM gene encoding 50S ribosomal protein L13; translation: MKTYSAKPSEVEAKWWIIDAEGVVLGRMASIIAMRLRGKHKPMYTPNIDCGDHVVVINADKVRLTGNKREDKTYYWHTGYPGGIKARTAEKYLDSPQSDVVVRKAIERMLPKTKMGREQYRKLKVYAGAEHPHEAQQPQVLDLASMNDKNKRGGAA
- the rpsI gene encoding 30S ribosomal protein S9, with the translated sequence MTDETQNTKETAAGDTAIAAAAAALAEATGQVQVEPKIDEQGRTYATGKRKDAVARVWIKPGSGQLTVNGRSGEVYFARPVLRMVLSQPFQVTDRLGQYDIVCTVTGGGLSGQAGAVRHGISKALMLREPELRPILKKVGMLTRDSRVVERKKYGRAKARRSFQFSKR
- a CDS encoding DUF3179 domain-containing (seleno)protein, with product MASARNVPSRIFLIITLATLALLPVNALRAQEKPSLPDYVIEDFGTPPAVPEGALSEALQSAVTVAFVESMERTSWQEAQINALDEIIEANDPRIAWLIADLMRFAPSRQLNSDLAEAASRLLGIAPPTSNHWGVVTDHLIAWDIPAPPDYLRFKRAIFTTLVPGWDKIFVPGDIDWRHVSWGGVLIDDRAYNETLKSCNCIPAADNPETSSAEDATWLKDEDIVFGIGVNGAFRAYPRRIMEVREMVNDTLGGRDLGIPYCTLCGSAQAYFTDRLPGGIERPVLRTSGLLIRSNKVMYDVNTFSVFDTFLGTAVTGPLAEKGVKLPQASVVTTDWGRWKKRHPETTVLLEKYALGRDPDFRNGRDADGPIFPIGNVDPRLPVHEDIIGVLTASGKPVAFQRSRALVALKSGDEIAFENVRLHLEAGGIKAVDANGDDLGSHEAFWFAWSQFHPQTVLWED
- a CDS encoding ester cyclase; amino-acid sequence: MTDATDQNKKAAMDFYDLMFNQGKPREAVEIYVGDDYIQHNTEVGDGKEAFIDYFERMREEYPGKQVHFKRALAEGDLVVLHCHQVWPGDQEYAGIDIFRFDEAGKVVEHWDVLQIIPATSANPNGMF
- the argC gene encoding N-acetyl-gamma-glutamyl-phosphate reductase: MTTQVFIDGEVGTTGLQINERLSPRDDISLIHLGEDARKDAAARRDALNAADVAILCLPDDAAREAVAMVEGDTVVIDASTAHRAIDGWAYGFPEYDKNHRDVMRASTRISNPGCYAITSVAMLHPLVAAGLVPADYPVSINAVSGYSGGGKSLIAAFEDPGADNHTDSVVYSYALGLQHKHVPEIQRWSGLGHAPLFVPSVARYRQGMLVQVPLALWHLPATPTAGDLHAVLSDHYAGERFVTVAPLDEDVTTLDPEALNHTNELCLHVLHNDRTGQAVVAGVIDNLGKGASGQAVQTLNLLIGAGEGKGL
- a CDS encoding gamma carbonic anhydrase family protein, whose amino-acid sequence is MTNPVKPYLGVTPTIADDVFIADNAAVIGDVHIGAGSGVWYSCVLRGDGAPIRIGERVNIQDGTVIHVNGPRADGTAEMPTHIGDDITIGHSALIHACTLQSGCFIGMRSVILDGAVVETGAMVAAGAVVSPGKVVKAGELWAGIPAKPLRELRQAELDFWPESVATYCELAQNHIKSGNGAK